From the genome of Francisella tularensis subsp. tularensis:
ACAAAAAACAGTTTTCATATGCCAAGAATGTGGCGCCACATCTCCACGCTGGCAAGGTCAATGCCATAGTTGTAACCAATGGAACACTTTTGTAGAAGAGCTTAAATCAGATCCCAAAAAAGTAGTTAAATCTCGCGCTGGATTTGCCGGAAGTATTTCCAAAGCAACATCACTATCAGCTATCAAAGGTAAAGAACATTCTCGAGTATCTACTCATATCGGTGAGTTTGATAGAGTCTTAGGTGGTGGTATTGTCAAAGGTTCAGTAATCTTGGTTGGTGGCGATCCTGGTATAGGTAAGTCTTCGATATTACTACAGATAATGTCTTTTTTATCTTTACAAAAAAAAGTCCTATATGTCAGTGGTGAAGAGTCATTAGAGCAAATAGCACTTCGTGCTGAGAGATTAAACCTTGCCAAAGATAATCTACTGGTAATGTGTGAAACTAATATTGAACAAATTGCTAGCTATATGGTAGAGCATAAACCTGAAGTTGTAGTAATAGATTCGATTCAAACAATGTATAATCCAGAGATTCAGTCAATGGTTGGTGGTGTCTCTCAAGTAAGAGAGTCTAGCGCTTACATCACACAAATAGCCAAACAATATGAAATAGCGGTGTTTTTAGTAGGTCATGTAACAAAATCAGGTGAAGTTGCAGGACCTAGAGTGCTAGAGCATATTGTCGATGCGGTAATATTTATAGAGTCGCAAGATAATGGTAGATACCGAATGATGCGTGCACTCAAAAACAGATTTGGTGCTGTCAATGAAATTGGCGTCTTTGCAATGACTGACAAAGGGATGAAAGAGGTAAAAAATCCTTCCGCAATATTTCTAAATAATGGGCGTACTAATTTAATTGGCAGCGTGATTGTCTCAGTATGGGAAGGAACTAGGCCTTTAT
Proteins encoded in this window:
- the radA gene encoding DNA repair protein RadA, producing the protein MAKQKTVFICQECGATSPRWQGQCHSCNQWNTFVEELKSDPKKVVKSRAGFAGSISKATSLSAIKGKEHSRVSTHIGEFDRVLGGGIVKGSVILVGGDPGIGKSSILLQIMSFLSLQKKVLYVSGEESLEQIALRAERLNLAKDNLLVMCETNIEQIASYMVEHKPEVVVIDSIQTMYNPEIQSMVGGVSQVRESSAYITQIAKQYEIAVFLVGHVTKSGEVAGPRVLEHIVDAVIFIESQDNGRYRMMRALKNRFGAVNEIGVFAMTDKGMKEVKNPSAIFLNNGRTNLIGSVIVSVWEGTRPLLVELQSLVVDKNINQPPRRLCVGIDSNRLAMILAIIQRYMHIDLYDKDVFLNVVGGIKINETSIDLALILIIYSSIKEIEIPHDMLIMGEVGLSGEIRPIPYGIERINEAKKHGFKKIIVPQANVSKSLKTADIEIIGITNLNQIKDIITG